Proteins co-encoded in one Hymenobacter swuensis DY53 genomic window:
- the ispG gene encoding (E)-4-hydroxy-3-methylbut-2-enyl-diphosphate synthase, producing MNKNYCPSLTEYKRRLSREVSIGDLPMGGLNPIRVQSMTTVDTMDTLGSVEQTLRMVEAGCEYVRITAPSVKEAQNLLEIKKELRKRGCTVPLIADIHFTPNAAELAARIVEKVRVNPGNYADKKKFDVIEYTDSSYAAEVERIRERFRPLVQICKQYGTAMRIGTNHGSLSDRILSRYGDTPLGMVESALEFLRLCEEENYYDVVLSMKASNTQVMVQAYRLLVQKLDAEGLQPYPLHLGVTEAGEAEDGRIKSAVGIGTLLEDGLGDTVRVSLTEAPEAEAPVAKALIDRYTKRAQEARPIKPLAVVSREYDTDNQQLTTDKSLIPIDPFQYHRRTTREVLNLGGQNVPRVLVDISRLSSVEYADLRAVGHLYSAFLDKFQMNDLGADYLYSGQRPVPFMLPNGLKEVVDYTAWLDAGQRPDHYPVLTQAEYATASARHPELNFVRQTLDSLTPAALQQLRDDATAVIILATDNAHAMPEIRRAFFELLNNAVPNPVIIQRQYPALTPEQTQLYAATDVGGLLLDGLGDGVVLSTELLPERPKEEWLTTLDQLNQLSFGILQAARTRMSKTEYISCPSCGRTLFDLQETTAMIRKRTDHLKGVKIGIMGCIVNGPGEMADADYGYVGVGKGKIALYRGQEVIKKSVPEERAVDELIELMREDGRWLEKELLEEPVVG from the coding sequence ATGAACAAGAACTATTGCCCCAGCCTCACCGAATACAAGCGCCGCCTCTCCCGGGAAGTGAGCATCGGCGACCTGCCGATGGGCGGCCTGAACCCGATTCGAGTGCAAAGCATGACCACCGTGGACACCATGGACACGCTGGGCTCGGTGGAGCAGACGCTGCGCATGGTAGAAGCCGGCTGCGAGTACGTGCGCATCACGGCCCCTAGCGTGAAGGAGGCCCAAAACCTGCTCGAAATCAAGAAAGAGCTGCGCAAGCGGGGCTGCACCGTGCCGCTCATTGCCGACATTCACTTCACGCCCAACGCCGCCGAGCTGGCCGCCCGCATTGTGGAGAAAGTGCGCGTGAACCCCGGCAACTACGCCGATAAGAAGAAATTCGACGTCATTGAGTACACCGACAGCAGCTACGCCGCCGAGGTGGAGCGCATCCGGGAGCGGTTCCGCCCGCTGGTCCAGATCTGCAAGCAATACGGCACCGCCATGCGCATCGGCACCAACCACGGTTCGTTGTCTGACCGGATTCTGAGTCGGTATGGCGACACGCCACTGGGCATGGTGGAGTCGGCGCTGGAGTTTCTGCGCCTCTGCGAGGAGGAGAACTACTACGACGTGGTGCTGAGCATGAAGGCCAGCAACACCCAGGTGATGGTGCAGGCCTACCGCCTGCTGGTGCAGAAACTCGACGCCGAAGGTCTGCAGCCCTACCCGCTGCACCTGGGCGTGACGGAAGCCGGTGAGGCCGAAGACGGCCGCATTAAGAGCGCCGTGGGCATCGGCACGCTGCTCGAAGACGGCCTCGGCGACACCGTGCGCGTGTCCCTCACCGAAGCCCCCGAAGCTGAAGCCCCCGTGGCCAAAGCCCTAATTGACCGGTACACTAAACGGGCCCAGGAAGCACGGCCGATTAAGCCGTTGGCCGTTGTCAGCAGGGAGTACGACACTGACAACCAGCAACTGACAACTGACAAATCGCTCATTCCCATCGACCCCTTCCAGTACCATCGCCGCACCACGCGGGAGGTGCTGAACCTGGGCGGGCAGAACGTGCCCCGGGTGCTGGTGGATATTTCCCGCCTCTCGTCGGTGGAATATGCCGATCTGCGCGCCGTGGGCCATCTGTATTCGGCCTTCCTCGACAAGTTTCAGATGAACGACCTGGGGGCCGACTACCTGTACTCGGGCCAACGGCCGGTGCCGTTCATGCTGCCCAATGGCCTCAAGGAAGTGGTAGACTACACCGCCTGGCTCGACGCCGGCCAGCGCCCCGACCATTACCCGGTGCTTACCCAGGCCGAGTACGCTACTGCCAGTGCCCGCCACCCGGAGCTGAATTTCGTGCGCCAGACCCTCGACTCGCTCACGCCCGCCGCCCTGCAGCAGTTGCGCGACGACGCCACGGCCGTTATCATCCTCGCCACCGACAACGCCCACGCCATGCCCGAAATCCGCCGGGCGTTCTTCGAGCTGCTGAATAACGCGGTGCCCAACCCCGTCATCATTCAGCGCCAGTACCCGGCCCTCACGCCCGAGCAAACCCAGCTCTACGCCGCCACCGACGTGGGCGGCCTGCTCCTCGACGGCCTCGGCGACGGCGTGGTGCTGAGTACCGAGCTGCTGCCCGAGCGCCCGAAAGAGGAGTGGCTGACTACGCTGGACCAGCTCAACCAGCTCAGCTTCGGCATCCTGCAGGCAGCCCGCACCCGCATGTCCAAAACCGAGTACATCAGTTGCCCCAGCTGCGGCCGTACCCTGTTCGATTTGCAGGAAACCACCGCCATGATCCGCAAGCGCACCGACCACCTCAAGGGCGTGAAAATCGGCATCATGGGCTGCATCGTGAATGGTCCCGGCGAAATGGCCGACGCCGACTACGGCTACGTGGGCGTCGGTAAAGGCAAAATTGCCCTCTACCGCGGCCAGGAAGTCATCAAGAAATCTGTACCCGAAGAACGCGCCGTGGACGAGTTGATTGAGCTCATGCGCGAAGACGGCCGCTGGCTGGAAAAGGAGTTGCTGGAAGAGCCGGTGGTAGGGTAG
- a CDS encoding DUF389 domain-containing protein gives MHRTLEITVPAPVTEGLCQQLTELEDVIGLSVQFGASRKPAGDVLIVHVLNRGADEVLRRARAAVAHKNDLSVVTSEAASFIAPAVHQTIVDDKDEAIWEEMESGLRHQGAITTNYLLLMALGGLICAIGLVSEPVPQAVAFTASAIIAPGFDPMTKVPVGLVLRRWIVVWRGIQSTLTGYAVLIGTAALTTYWLVAAGETTGRLLAENSEVKNLSHPGLMELLLSAAGALAGVVMLAAFRRSFQAGPLIAMAFIPAAALIGAGLAVGNWPLALEGLERFGADWGFIVGLGVPFLWLKQKFLHKRKPIV, from the coding sequence ATGCATCGAACCCTGGAAATTACCGTGCCCGCTCCTGTCACCGAAGGGCTGTGCCAGCAACTCACGGAACTGGAAGACGTTATCGGCCTGAGCGTGCAGTTCGGGGCCTCGCGCAAGCCCGCCGGCGACGTGCTGATTGTGCACGTGCTCAACCGCGGGGCCGATGAGGTGCTGCGCCGGGCCCGCGCCGCCGTGGCGCACAAGAACGATTTGAGCGTGGTAACCAGCGAGGCGGCCAGTTTCATTGCCCCGGCCGTCCACCAGACTATCGTCGACGATAAGGACGAGGCCATTTGGGAGGAAATGGAAAGCGGCCTGCGCCACCAGGGCGCCATCACCACCAACTACCTGCTGCTGATGGCGTTGGGTGGGCTGATTTGCGCCATTGGGTTGGTGTCGGAACCAGTACCGCAGGCAGTGGCCTTCACGGCTTCCGCCATCATTGCCCCCGGCTTCGACCCCATGACCAAGGTGCCGGTGGGGTTGGTGCTGCGCCGCTGGATTGTGGTCTGGCGCGGCATTCAATCCACGCTCACCGGCTACGCCGTCCTGATTGGCACGGCGGCCCTGACCACGTACTGGCTGGTAGCGGCCGGCGAAACCACGGGCCGGCTGCTGGCCGAAAACTCCGAGGTCAAGAACCTGTCGCACCCCGGCCTGATGGAATTGCTGCTATCGGCGGCCGGGGCGCTGGCTGGCGTGGTGATGCTGGCAGCCTTCCGGCGGAGCTTCCAGGCCGGGCCGCTCATTGCCATGGCCTTCATCCCGGCCGCTGCCCTGATCGGGGCGGGCCTGGCCGTGGGCAACTGGCCGCTGGCCCTGGAAGGCCTGGAGCGTTTCGGGGCCGACTGGGGCTTTATCGTGGGGCTGGGTGTGCCGTTTCTGTGGCTCAAGCAGAAGTTCCTGCACAAGCGCAAACCCATTGTGTAA
- a CDS encoding NAD(P)H-quinone oxidoreductase, producing MNAIIIRTPGGPEVLEAHAAALPVPAAHEVLIRVAAAGVNRPDVLLRQGKYRGSGDVSGLIPGLEIAGTVVQCGAEVTRWHLGDAVCALLAQGGYAEYAVADARHCLPVPAGWTLPEAASLPETVFTVWHNVFQRGQLQPDETLLVHGGSSGIGVTAVQLAHALGSRVAATVGSPEKAAAVRALGADTVINYKEADFEAVLAGTGGVDVVLDMVGGDYTPKNLRLLREDGRLVFINAMRGGPAEFNALDVMARRLTITGSTLRPRSADFKAALALEVERHVWPLLASGAVRPVLHATLPLAQAAEAHRLLESSTHIGKIVLTVAG from the coding sequence ATGAACGCAATTATCATCCGTACGCCCGGTGGGCCGGAAGTGCTGGAAGCACACGCCGCTGCACTACCTGTTCCAGCTGCCCACGAGGTCCTGATCCGGGTGGCGGCGGCCGGCGTAAACCGCCCTGATGTACTGCTGCGCCAAGGTAAATACCGGGGCAGCGGCGACGTATCCGGCCTGATTCCGGGCCTGGAAATAGCCGGTACGGTGGTGCAGTGCGGCGCGGAGGTTACGCGCTGGCACCTCGGCGACGCGGTATGTGCGCTGCTGGCCCAGGGCGGCTACGCCGAATACGCCGTAGCGGATGCCCGGCACTGCCTGCCCGTACCCGCCGGCTGGACACTGCCTGAAGCCGCCAGCCTGCCCGAGACAGTATTTACCGTGTGGCACAACGTATTTCAGCGGGGGCAGCTCCAGCCCGACGAAACCCTGCTGGTACACGGCGGCAGCAGTGGTATTGGCGTTACGGCCGTGCAGCTGGCCCACGCCCTGGGCAGCCGGGTGGCCGCCACGGTTGGTAGTCCGGAAAAGGCCGCCGCTGTTCGTGCGCTCGGAGCCGATACCGTCATCAATTATAAGGAAGCAGACTTTGAAGCGGTGCTGGCCGGCACTGGCGGGGTTGATGTGGTGCTGGACATGGTAGGCGGCGACTATACGCCCAAAAACCTGCGCCTGCTGCGCGAAGATGGCCGGCTGGTGTTCATCAATGCCATGCGTGGCGGCCCCGCTGAGTTTAATGCGTTGGACGTTATGGCGCGTCGGCTTACCATCACCGGGAGTACCCTGCGGCCGCGCTCTGCTGACTTTAAGGCGGCCCTGGCCCTAGAGGTGGAGCGGCACGTCTGGCCGCTGCTGGCCAGCGGGGCCGTGCGGCCGGTACTGCATGCTACCCTGCCGCTGGCGCAGGCCGCCGAAGCCCACCGGTTGCTGGAAAGCAGTACCCACATCGGTAAAATCGTGCTTACAGTAGCTGGCTGA
- a CDS encoding TlpA disulfide reductase family protein: protein MNQLKLIAAAVSLLLFTTAVQAQQVQVIKLPELQKRLSRPTDTTYVVNFWATWCGPCVKELPHFDKLTTTYKNQKVKVLLVSMDYVSQLDKKVKPFIVKNALKSDVVLLNETDPNTYLTTIDPKWTGSLPFTLLLNNARHKRITFEQEFTAEELQKQLQAFMR, encoded by the coding sequence ATGAACCAATTGAAATTGATTGCCGCGGCGGTTTCGCTGCTGCTGTTTACCACGGCAGTCCAGGCCCAGCAGGTGCAGGTGATTAAGTTGCCGGAACTGCAGAAGCGCCTCTCCCGCCCCACCGACACCACCTACGTGGTGAACTTCTGGGCTACCTGGTGCGGACCCTGCGTGAAGGAACTACCCCATTTCGACAAGCTCACCACTACGTACAAGAACCAGAAAGTGAAAGTGCTGCTGGTGAGCATGGACTACGTTTCGCAACTAGACAAGAAGGTAAAGCCCTTTATAGTGAAAAACGCGCTGAAATCGGACGTAGTGCTGCTTAACGAAACCGACCCCAACACCTACCTTACCACCATTGACCCCAAGTGGACCGGCTCCCTGCCGTTCACGCTGCTGCTCAACAACGCCCGCCACAAACGGATAACCTTCGAGCAGGAATTCACCGCCGAGGAGTTGCAGAAGCAGTTGCAGGCGTTCATGCGGTAA
- a CDS encoding Rossmann-fold NAD(P)-binding domain-containing protein codes for MKLRVILTGTTGMVGEGVLLECLHNPDVEQVLSISRRPSGHQHPKLRELLHEDFQNLTPIQDQLRGYNACFFCLGVSSVGMQEPEYRRLTHDLTLHFAQTLLAHNGPNLTFCYVSGSGTDDTLRSRQMWARVKGETENELRQLGFRQAFIFRPGFLRATPGQRHVLSYYKYFGWLYPVVRGLAPKYASTLTELGQAMLYVAQRGYAKPVLEVRDIVAAAKG; via the coding sequence ATGAAACTACGCGTGATTCTGACCGGCACGACCGGTATGGTGGGAGAAGGGGTGCTGCTGGAGTGCTTGCATAACCCCGATGTGGAGCAGGTGCTCAGCATCAGCCGCCGGCCCAGCGGGCACCAGCACCCCAAGCTGCGGGAGCTGCTGCACGAGGATTTCCAGAACCTCACGCCCATTCAGGACCAGCTGCGGGGCTACAACGCCTGCTTTTTCTGCCTGGGCGTATCGTCGGTGGGGATGCAGGAGCCGGAGTACCGCCGCCTTACCCACGACCTCACCCTGCACTTCGCCCAGACGCTGCTGGCCCACAACGGCCCCAACCTCACGTTCTGCTACGTTTCGGGCTCCGGCACCGACGACACGCTGCGCAGCCGCCAGATGTGGGCCCGCGTGAAGGGAGAAACCGAAAACGAGCTGCGGCAGCTGGGGTTCCGGCAGGCGTTTATATTCCGGCCCGGTTTCCTGCGGGCCACGCCCGGCCAGCGGCACGTGCTGTCGTACTACAAGTATTTCGGCTGGCTGTATCCGGTAGTGCGGGGCCTGGCCCCCAAGTATGCCTCCACGCTGACGGAGTTGGGTCAGGCCATGCTGTACGTCGCCCAACGTGGCTATGCCAAGCCGGTACTGGAAGTGCGCGACATTGTGGCGGCAGCAAAAGGGTAG
- a CDS encoding nuclear transport factor 2 family protein codes for MKPLLLLPMLLTASATFAQTKPAVETEAVQQTIRRFFDGMRRGDSAAVRATLAPGAVFHTLAAKNGQTQLRPENPSDFVKAVGTPHKEVWDERITFDKVLIDANLASVWTPYEFYLGSTFSHCGYNSFQLVKLADGWRIAHIIDTRRKEKCK; via the coding sequence ATGAAGCCTCTGCTCCTGCTGCCGATGCTGCTAACCGCTTCGGCCACCTTCGCCCAAACCAAGCCCGCCGTCGAAACCGAAGCCGTGCAGCAAACCATCCGCCGGTTTTTCGACGGGATGCGCCGCGGCGACAGTGCCGCCGTGCGTGCCACACTGGCACCGGGGGCGGTGTTTCACACCCTCGCCGCCAAAAACGGCCAGACCCAGCTGCGCCCCGAAAACCCCTCCGACTTTGTGAAGGCTGTGGGCACGCCGCACAAGGAAGTGTGGGATGAGCGCATCACGTTCGACAAAGTACTTATCGACGCCAACCTGGCCAGCGTCTGGACACCCTACGAGTTCTACCTGGGCAGCACCTTTAGCCACTGCGGCTACAACTCGTTTCAGCTGGTGAAGCTGGCCGACGGCTGGCGCATTGCCCACATCATCGACACGCGGCGCAAGGAGAAGTGCAAGTAA
- a CDS encoding site-specific integrase — protein MGAAAGYFPHFQRIQGRRNLTIEDHLQRIVHARDKSLFCAYTGLHISDADKLAPEHIHGELIRIEAGKTGIVCLLPFIDDDVLKPVQLVAKYAGRGLPTYLPAAHELDAYLPHVAHFAGITLLRVASRIGRKTFMSTRIY, from the coding sequence GTGGGAGCGGCTGCTGGGTACTTCCCCCACTTCCAGCGCATCCAAGGCCGCCGCAACCTCACCATCGAGGACCATCTGCAGCGCATCGTGCACGCCCGCGACAAGTCCCTGTTCTGCGCCTATACCGGCCTGCACATCTCCGACGCCGATAAGCTGGCACCGGAGCACATTCACGGCGAGCTGATCCGTATCGAAGCCGGCAAGACGGGCATCGTGTGCCTGCTTCCGTTTATTGACGACGATGTGCTCAAACCCGTGCAGCTGGTGGCCAAGTACGCCGGCCGGGGCCTACCCACCTACCTGCCGGCAGCGCACGAACTGGACGCGTACCTGCCACACGTCGCGCACTTTGCTGGCATCACCCTTCTGCGCGTTGCCTCACGCATTGGCCGCAAGACCTTCATGAGCACCCGCATATACTAG
- a CDS encoding thioredoxin family protein, translating to MKKLFPFLASLLVLALSSFVILRPVADAGYQVGDKAADFKLKNVDGKLVSLADNKAAKGYIVVFTCNTCPYAKAYEQRIINLNTKYAPQGYPVVAINPNDPATVPGDSFAEMQKRAKEKKYAFPYLQDETQQVAHQFGATRTPHLYVLTRQSTDFVVSYIGAIDDNSEDAKLVKTKYLENAMTELVAGKPASVSSTKAIGCTIKWKKA from the coding sequence ATGAAAAAGCTATTTCCTTTCCTGGCCTCTCTGCTGGTGCTGGCCCTCAGCAGCTTCGTTATACTGCGTCCCGTGGCCGATGCGGGCTATCAGGTGGGCGACAAAGCCGCCGACTTCAAGCTGAAAAATGTGGATGGCAAGCTGGTGTCCCTGGCCGATAATAAGGCTGCCAAGGGATACATCGTGGTGTTTACCTGCAACACCTGCCCCTACGCCAAGGCCTACGAGCAGCGCATCATCAACCTGAACACCAAATACGCGCCGCAGGGTTACCCCGTAGTGGCCATCAACCCCAACGACCCGGCCACCGTACCCGGCGACTCGTTTGCCGAGATGCAGAAGCGGGCCAAAGAGAAGAAGTATGCCTTCCCGTATCTGCAGGATGAAACCCAGCAGGTAGCCCACCAGTTCGGCGCTACCCGCACGCCCCACCTCTACGTGCTCACCCGCCAAAGCACTGATTTCGTGGTGAGCTACATCGGGGCCATTGATGACAACTCGGAAGACGCTAAACTAGTGAAGACCAAATACCTGGAAAACGCCATGACCGAGCTGGTGGCCGGCAAGCCCGCTTCCGTCAGCTCTACCAAAGCCATCGGCTGCACCATTAAGTGGAAGAAGGCCTAG
- a CDS encoding carboxypeptidase-like regulatory domain-containing protein — MKLSATPFHPVTGDLLPAYRDAYLRGDLSSQNTELVDAFLKADKQVADETLSRFYELKQKGHQVKPVGWVQRQFELMRTEPERFRRRAASLIVGSALVSGAVFAGANLPNTPTEAVPVTSELAESAAEASALRVSTVAGRILDENGKPLVGATVWVKGTRTGVSTDAEGQYTLRMAAGQPATLQYAYAGYKEEEVIRSKGGTANVTLLPRTGKAATAKKRWLFF; from the coding sequence ATGAAACTAAGCGCGACTCCATTTCACCCGGTAACGGGAGATTTGCTGCCGGCCTATAGGGACGCGTATCTACGCGGTGACCTATCCAGCCAGAATACGGAACTCGTTGACGCGTTCCTTAAAGCAGATAAACAAGTGGCTGATGAAACGCTCAGCCGCTTTTACGAACTCAAACAAAAAGGCCACCAGGTAAAGCCCGTGGGCTGGGTGCAGCGGCAGTTCGAGCTGATGCGCACCGAGCCGGAGCGGTTTCGCCGCCGGGCGGCTTCCCTTATCGTGGGCAGCGCCCTGGTAAGCGGGGCCGTCTTCGCCGGAGCCAACCTGCCCAACACGCCCACGGAAGCCGTGCCGGTTACGAGCGAGTTGGCCGAGTCGGCCGCCGAGGCCAGCGCGTTGCGCGTTTCCACGGTAGCGGGCCGCATTCTGGATGAAAATGGCAAGCCCCTGGTGGGCGCTACTGTGTGGGTGAAAGGCACCCGTACGGGCGTCAGCACGGATGCTGAGGGCCAGTATACGTTGCGCATGGCTGCCGGGCAGCCGGCCACGCTGCAATACGCTTACGCGGGCTACAAGGAAGAGGAAGTGATTCGCTCTAAGGGCGGCACGGCCAACGTCACGCTGCTGCCCCGCACCGGAAAGGCTGCCACGGCTAAAAAGCGCTGGCTGTTTTTTTAA
- a CDS encoding glucuronyl esterase domain-containing protein: MKTTTTLAALALTVLSLSASAQIPLVYTTENTGGSCVAPPLPAFGQLPTVQPLTDPFMKSDNSSRSTSFSDWECRRNEIKAEIENYEIGTKPPRPQNITASYAAGTTPNTGILTVNVTENGQTLTLTSEVVLPAGGTGPFPAVIGMNSATGSIPGTVFTSRNVATIRFNHNQVTAYGNPQQTDPYYRLYPSQTLANSGQYSAWAWGVSRLIDGLELVQTTLPINLRRLAVTGCSYAGKMALFSGAFDERIALTIAQESGGGGAPAWRVSETLGAVEKLGATDYRWFKDDMQQFQGTNVAKLPHDHHELMAMIAPRALLVTANTDFEWLANPAAYVSARAAHVVWNTFGIGDRFGFYIDGGHNHCAVPATQQPAVEAFVEKFLLGNTTVNTNITVHPYPQVNYLRWYQWWGTSTPTLPAEPLGKRYWLEAECATVGTSWNVVADTSASNGSYVKVQSGLSSPNTAPTAAAALLTLPFTVDSAATYNYLARLNVPATEEYGYWIKVDNEPFQAVTSQLATNPSFENGLTGWTTLNSSGATITANTVASEAHSGTGSMKVVNPTAQPGNQWRVQVTSAAFPTTIGKQYQISYWVRAASPGGSIRLSTGPSSPQYQADQAIGTAWQQVTWTITTSLASTTFLFDMGQVATTYYIDDVSIREVGATAGWRWLKLKEGALTVGAHSLTIGYNAGGNAQLDKVVVATSTAAITGKGPAATNCRVTATTTASAQSTIDVFPNPTANQVVVKLGANATHVKHIEVLDLVGRTVGRVSVEKQSTLNIPRGQLQPGVYLLRFIGDTSETQRIVFQ; the protein is encoded by the coding sequence ATGAAAACAACCACTACCCTTGCCGCCTTGGCGCTGACGGTGCTCAGCCTGAGTGCCTCGGCACAGATACCACTGGTGTATACCACCGAAAACACCGGCGGCAGTTGCGTTGCGCCGCCCTTGCCGGCTTTTGGCCAGCTGCCGACGGTGCAGCCGCTAACGGACCCGTTTATGAAGTCCGACAACTCCAGCCGCTCTACCAGCTTTAGCGACTGGGAGTGCCGCCGCAACGAAATCAAGGCCGAAATCGAGAACTACGAAATCGGTACCAAGCCGCCCCGGCCCCAGAATATCACGGCCAGCTACGCCGCCGGTACCACGCCAAATACCGGCATCCTGACGGTGAACGTGACCGAAAATGGCCAGACGCTTACTCTTACTTCAGAAGTAGTGCTGCCGGCTGGCGGCACTGGGCCATTTCCGGCCGTCATCGGCATGAACAGTGCTACCGGGAGCATCCCGGGCACGGTGTTTACCAGCCGCAACGTGGCCACCATCCGCTTCAACCACAACCAGGTCACGGCCTACGGCAACCCGCAGCAAACCGACCCTTACTATCGCCTCTATCCCAGCCAGACGCTGGCCAACTCGGGGCAGTATAGCGCCTGGGCCTGGGGCGTGAGTCGGCTTATCGACGGGCTGGAGCTGGTGCAGACCACGCTGCCCATCAACCTGCGCCGCTTGGCCGTGACGGGCTGCTCCTACGCCGGCAAAATGGCCCTGTTTTCCGGGGCCTTCGACGAGCGAATTGCCCTCACTATTGCCCAGGAATCGGGTGGGGGAGGCGCGCCGGCCTGGCGGGTATCCGAAACGTTGGGCGCGGTGGAAAAGCTCGGGGCCACCGACTACCGCTGGTTCAAAGACGACATGCAGCAGTTTCAGGGTACGAACGTAGCCAAACTCCCGCACGACCACCACGAGCTGATGGCCATGATTGCCCCCCGGGCCTTGCTGGTAACGGCCAATACCGACTTCGAGTGGCTGGCCAACCCCGCGGCCTATGTGTCGGCGCGGGCCGCGCACGTAGTCTGGAACACGTTCGGTATCGGCGACCGGTTCGGCTTTTACATTGATGGCGGCCACAATCACTGCGCCGTGCCGGCCACGCAGCAGCCGGCCGTGGAGGCGTTTGTCGAGAAGTTTCTGCTTGGTAATACTACTGTCAACACCAATATCACTGTGCATCCCTATCCGCAGGTTAATTATCTGCGCTGGTACCAGTGGTGGGGCACCAGCACACCCACGCTGCCGGCCGAACCGTTGGGCAAACGCTACTGGCTGGAAGCCGAGTGTGCCACGGTAGGAACAAGCTGGAACGTGGTGGCCGACACGTCTGCCTCCAACGGAAGCTACGTGAAGGTACAAAGCGGCCTGAGCAGCCCGAACACGGCCCCAACCGCCGCCGCCGCCCTGCTGACTCTGCCCTTTACCGTGGACAGCGCCGCCACCTACAATTACCTGGCCCGCCTGAATGTCCCGGCCACGGAGGAGTATGGCTACTGGATAAAAGTGGATAACGAGCCTTTTCAGGCAGTGACCAGCCAACTGGCTACAAACCCAAGCTTCGAGAACGGCCTGACCGGCTGGACAACGCTCAATTCCAGTGGTGCCACCATCACGGCCAACACGGTAGCGTCGGAAGCCCACAGCGGCACGGGCTCGATGAAAGTAGTCAACCCGACCGCCCAACCCGGTAACCAGTGGCGCGTGCAGGTAACCAGTGCGGCCTTTCCGACTACCATTGGTAAGCAGTATCAGATTTCTTACTGGGTAAGAGCGGCGTCTCCCGGCGGCTCTATCCGCTTATCCACTGGCCCCAGCAGCCCCCAATATCAAGCCGACCAAGCCATTGGCACGGCGTGGCAGCAAGTGACTTGGACCATCACCACCTCGCTGGCCTCCACCACTTTTCTGTTTGATATGGGACAGGTGGCCACTACCTATTACATCGACGACGTCAGCATAAGAGAGGTAGGCGCAACGGCTGGCTGGCGCTGGCTGAAACTGAAGGAAGGGGCCTTAACAGTCGGCGCACACTCACTCACTATTGGCTACAACGCCGGTGGTAATGCGCAGTTAGACAAGGTGGTAGTAGCAACTTCCACCGCGGCCATCACGGGTAAAGGACCAGCGGCTACCAACTGCCGCGTCACGGCCACGACCACTGCATCGGCCCAATCGACTATCGACGTATTCCCCAACCCTACTGCTAATCAGGTCGTCGTGAAGTTGGGGGCCAATGCTACGCACGTCAAGCATATCGAGGTGCTGGACCTCGTGGGCCGCACGGTGGGGCGGGTGAGCGTAGAGAAGCAGAGCACACTCAACATCCCGCGCGGGCAGCTGCAACCGGGTGTGTACCTGCTACGCTTCATCGGCGACACCAGCGAAACCCAGCGCATCGTCTTTCAATAA
- a CDS encoding NAD(P)H-binding protein, with product MYSALLIGATGLVGDYLLRQLLLDDRFSRLKVFTRRPTGYQNPKLEEHVVDFDQPRSWNHLLTGDVLFSSLGTTLRQAGGQKAQYKVDYTYQFQAAQAAAENGVPTYVLISAANADPDALVLYSRMKGELERDIKRLPFRRIRILQPGILAGNRAAPRLGERLGLLLATAAGTIPLLHAYRPIHARTVAQAMVNAAVDETPGVRIDTLEGVFRRAGQSA from the coding sequence ATGTATTCAGCACTTCTTATCGGGGCTACCGGCTTGGTGGGCGACTACCTGTTGCGCCAGTTGCTGCTTGATGACCGGTTTAGCCGCCTGAAAGTATTTACCCGGCGACCAACTGGCTACCAGAACCCCAAACTGGAAGAGCACGTGGTGGATTTCGACCAGCCCCGCAGCTGGAACCACCTGCTCACTGGCGACGTGCTGTTTTCCTCCCTGGGCACTACTCTGCGCCAGGCCGGCGGACAAAAGGCGCAGTATAAAGTAGACTACACCTATCAGTTTCAGGCTGCCCAGGCCGCCGCCGAAAACGGGGTGCCAACCTACGTGCTCATTTCAGCGGCCAATGCTGATCCGGACGCGCTGGTGCTCTACAGCCGTATGAAGGGCGAGCTGGAGCGCGACATAAAACGCCTGCCGTTCCGGCGCATCCGCATTTTGCAGCCCGGTATTCTGGCCGGTAACCGCGCGGCTCCGCGCCTGGGCGAACGGCTGGGGCTGCTGCTGGCCACGGCTGCCGGCACTATTCCGCTGCTGCACGCTTACCGGCCCATCCATGCCCGCACCGTCGCTCAGGCAATGGTCAATGCAGCCGTTGACGAAACTCCCGGGGTCCGGATTGATACGCTGGAAGGTGTATTTCGCCGGGCCGGACAGTCGGCCTGA